TGCGGCTCTCTTTTCATTCTATACGTTGGCTACACGACACTATTAGGGTCATTTCCACCATTTAACAGGCAggagcaaaagaaaacaagaggaaagaagcgaCACCTTTACCACTTCCGTAGGTAATGAATAAATTCAACCCAACACCCTGCGCATAATTCCACACCCTAAAAATACGATGTTCCGAGCCACGTCAACCCACTGAACATCAACAGATTAATAATTTTTACAATAAAAACGAGCAAACAACAGGAAAGAGGACGGATATGCATGCAACAAACCTACATATAAAACCATACACTCACGCAATACATCCTAAACTACCCCGAAAGCCCCGCAGTCTACACCGACTGCCAGCGACTCTACCCCGGAGCGTTTGTTCGGAGTGTCTTGGATATTGTGGTAAACGCTCCGTGTCACGGCCCAGCAATTTACGCAAGCAAACGAGCAAGGCCAATCAAAGCTGAacatcgaaaaaaaaaacaacaaagacgCCCCAGGACCCACCTCAAGCACCGCACATGTTTCTCTCATTTGCGCTACCCGCAAATAGCGCTCAAATATGCTCAAGGGAGAAGGAACTACACGTAGGATCGAGTACAGTTGCGTAGTCTGGGCGAGCTAGCGGAgcaagttaaaaaaaaaacatacacaaacacgaacacaaacacacaaaatggGTCCGCCAACACATACACAGTCGGACAAGATTCGTACGAGAGAGGAAAGACGTTGTCAATAAGAACAGCCATAACCCAAGAAGATAACAAAGTGTAGGGGATCCGAAACAACAAATCAAGGAACAACACTTACGGAAAAGCGCACAGAATAGTACTTACTTCAGATTTCCACAGACAACTCAGCCCAATATCAAAATTATCAATACCACGGCAGTTGTACGAGAAATATaagagaaataaaacacattTGATCTGCACAGCTGTAGGGGTGATCACATGGaacaaatattaaaaaatgaaagggtATAGGCGCAACAGTAGCGTTATGTCACTAGAAGTGGAATTGACAAAAAAGTGTTATACTGTTTGACGGACGAGGCGGTGTACTTTATATCCACCGCTCGCTCTTTACAGTATCAATATTGCGAATGATCTTTGTTACAGCAGGTTTTCCCCCCTCAAGGGTACACGTTTTTAAGGTCTCCCATAGATGACGCCtatcatcatcttcttcgCTGCTTGTGTAGTCAACCAAATCGTGCCCAGGAACCACCTGTGAGGTTTCCTCGTTTATGAGGCACTTGAACAGTGCCCTTTTTCTTGCTTGGGCTTTTAAAACTGTGGCGTCTTCGAATCCCGATGCTAATTTATAGGCAATAACAGCCTTTGACTGATTTTGTCTGTAGCACCGCGCAATTGCCTGTGACTCAACCTGAGGATTCCACCACGTGTCCCACAGAATAACGTGATTCGCCGCAGTTAAATCAAGACCGTACGCGCCAATCTGAGTGGACACAACCAAGCAGAGTACGTTCTTATCATCCCTGAACATCTCAACAACCCTTCGTCGACGTTGCTGGCAATCTTTTCCACGAATTGTAACTACACTAATCTTATAAGCAGTCAAGGTTCTTGCAATGAAGTCTTGCGACCCAATGTATTGTGAAAATATCACAGCCTTTTCCATCTTCTCGAAAATGCTGTGTAAAATCGAAATGAGGGCTGTTAGCTTACCACTGAGCGCAACAAAGTCGGCCAGTTTCCCGTTTTCAAGCAAACTTGAACAATCCTTCGCTAAAGCGTCATCATCACGGCTAAGCCTGTACGTTCCCAACTCTTCGAACTCCCCTGGTTCTTCTTCGATATCAACTTGACCTGTTCTCCATATACCGGTCAAAAACCCCAAGAAACACAGTGGATGTGTTGAAAGGTGGTATGGCCGATGTTCGGACGCCTTCAGACACAATAGGTTATCTGTTGCATCGACTTTAATGCGCTCCTCGAACATTTTCTGCTGCACAGCGGAAAAGTTGCATATAATAATGTAGTCGTGCAGCGGTGGAAGATCAACCTTCATAACGGTAAAGACATAGGGGCTCATCCATTCGTGGATATATCGTTGTGCGAAGAGAGCATCACAAAAAGCACTATCATCACCGTTAACATAGCGGTTGATAGAGTTTGAAAACTCGTTAAAATCGCGTTGCGGCAATGTGGAATGAACCTTGTCATCCACCCACCCAACAAGACGGTAGAGTTCCTCAGCGTTATTCTGCACCGGCGTCCCAGTGAGTACTACCCTTGCCGAGCAATGCAAACTATCCAGTACCTCCCTCAGTTTACTTTCCTTCGACGATATGCAATGGCCTTCATCAACGACTATGAGAGCGGGGCGGAACCCCTTTACCCTCGAAAGAAATGATTTGATGTAGCCAGGATTGATGACAAAAACGTAACTCTTCTTAGGGTTAGTAGTTGTGCCTTGTTGTTCATAGTTACTGAGATCATCCTCGAAGGAGCTGGAGTCCACGTTGTTTAGTACAATAAACCCCGGGAATACGAGACCATAGTCCTTCCACTTTTTCGCCTCCTGCATCCAGTGTTGAAGCAGTGTCTTCGGCGCAACGATCAGAATGTCACACGGCCCATTGTTGTAAATATAAGAATAGCAGATCGTCAGTGAAACCAGTGTCTTCCCAAGTCCCATTGTTAACGCCAGCACACAACCGTCTCCTTCCTTGATACGACGTGAAACAAATCTAAGGGCCGCATGCTGAGTTAAGCTCAGGGTCTTTGCTATTTTGAAAGGAATACACAAAGGTGGAAGGTGGCCGGTGACTCCGTTCAAATTGACCACGCTGTCTGCGCTGTCAGCATGCAGACGATCGCTCATGATCTGGTTCCTGAGTCTCATGCTCCGCTCCGTTTCACATGTGTGGGACATCAACCCACACCGCAGATAGCATACAATGCTGATTCGTCTCCAACTTCCTTCACGATTGTGTACTTCCGTGTTTCCGTGTTCCAGAGAACTGTCGAAAAATAAGACATCACCAACCTGAAGACAGAAGGCCTTGCGCGCACTTTTTAAGGCTAGGTAGCACCCCTCGTAATTACCGTCAAGTACGCAGAGTGCAGTAAGACCACCGCGAAAGTCACCTTTGTCTCGATGAACGGCGGTTCGAAAGTTCTTGTTCACACTTACAGTACTGAAAACGGTGTTGAATAGCATGTACTCAGGCGGTATGACCCTGCGCTGAAGCTCGTAATGGTCTGGGGCGTTTTCCTTGTATAGTTGATCTAACAACTGCAGTAACTCACCACACGGTCCGATAATCTTACCCCAGTTCCTGCGTGTGAACTCAGTCATGCGGCACTTACGCTTCGTTGGATTGTTGAGATAGTCGTAATAGCCAAGGATACCCGTGTCCGGATTTCTCACACCACCATTTGTCAATCTCCGCATATTTTGTTTGGTAGCCACTCCCTCCACATCAGCTGCGGCACGTCGACAGATATCTTTATCAATGCCACCACGTATAAAGATGGCCTGCACACGCTTTCCGGTTGGGTCCAGCAAAACACTATCCTCGGTCACCAGCTCAAAATCCTTTTCAGAGAGGTACTCTGAAACCTTGCCTGTAGGGATGTCAACCACCTCGGTACCGGTAACGTCAAAGCCTTCATAAATATCATCCACTGCATCCAGAGCAACAGGCGCAATGTTTACAGCTGCTTCAACAGCATTGCGAGGGAATGGATCCATCGAACCGTCTAGATGGACCACAGTCCTCTTGAATTGAACGTCCACGCGCTGTCCGAGAGGAAGCCTCTGTGTGAGAGCACCAGCTCGGAACTGACGGCGAAGTTCTTCACATACATTTTGCACAGGTCTGATGTGCAGAAGCGGAACAATATCGTACGCTTTTTGATATTCCTCATCAGAAGCGGTAACCAGTTCCGCACAGAGGTGGACAATTCGACATATGTAATCGCGAGGGTGGTAAAGAAGGCGGCACGGTAAGGATACACCTGGAGCCGTCGGGAATGTCTCCTCCAGGTTGCTGAACAGGGCCAAACGCTCTGCATCAGTCTTTAACCCGTAGTAGTCTTTGCATAGCCTGGTAAGAGAAGATTCTGACATCGGTATTGGTGGTAGAATCGTGATGCCACCTTTCGGGATACTCACTAACTTCATTCCATGATTTTTAGCCTCGTCAACGATAACATCAAGTTCACCCAAGAAGGAACCGGGTATAACGATCGCTGGCTCACTCGTTACTAAGACAGTTTGTAGCACCTGCTGCAGCACTTGAGACGCCCCATCCATAAACATAGGCATTGCCGTAACTGGTAGCGTAAAGAGGGGGTAAATAATGTAGTGaacaaagaggaggaaggaaagagtgAACGTCAGTGGTCTCGAGAATGACCGCAGGAATCTGCGTACTGAAAAGGTGCGAAAATGGAGTAACCGGGTAGCAAACACAACCCAAATGCAACATTCACAACTGCATATGCAAAGTAAACTACCTCCTCCACTACCTTCCGCAACACTTGTTGTGGTATTCAGTAGCAGAAATTTTGTCCCAAAACAACACTCCTACAACACAAAACATGGAGGTAACAAGCCAGTTTAAGTCTACGCTAGCTTGCGGAATTTATCAGCATTGAGCCCTACACACGTGGATGGAGGACGCTTTCCTCTGTATTGCTTCACATATTCTCATCTCTGTTCGACAAAGAGTGAGCGCCCTGTACTGGCTTCATGTAAATAAGGGAAACATCATTTGTCTTTATTCGCGTAGGTATTTTATCCAACAAAATCGGTTTCGTGTGTGTCCTATGGAAAAGGGTATAACTTTTCGCACAGATATTTTGAAATTATGCTTACCAAGGATTCTAATGTGTATCTACATgaaaacaaggaaagaaaatcaaGCAGAACCAGGGGTACTTATTGTCCCATGAGCAACGCGGCTGCGGCTCAGGCACATCATAAGAAATACACGATATGGTACATTCCCTCGTTTCTTTTGGGTAAGGGGGAGGTTTAATTTTTCGACATGTACACTTGTTGTGCAAATTACGCCACCCTTTAGCCCGCAACACCTGACattatttcccctttgtCATAGAAGGGTCCTCGCCACCTCTTACTGCGTGTGCTCATGGCGGCGTAGTAGGTGAGCCACCCTTGTGCCGTGTACACTGATACCCATTTCAAAGTACCCGTACCTACTGCTCCGACACCTCCTGTGCTCATCAGCGGCGCCGTACCAACGCCAGAAAGTAACTGGGAAGAGAAACGCTTACGAACAGTGGAGATGAAACGGGACGTAACAAACTCTAGCTCGATATAATTAGTTAAATCTTTGTCGCCAACTCGTATATTCGCACACGTTGTCttggaaaaataaattaaaaagtATCAACCCCCAAAGTCCGAGGGCGTGGATACGTCACGAATGAAATCCATTCCAACACACCAAACAAGGAATGTTTACTTCCATGGAACACGCCGAGTGTCAATAAGTTCTGGCCCGCAGTGTTGTAAAAGCTGGCGAAGAGGGGGGCAGCTTACTAAATACGGTGGCACTCGAAAATACGGATTGCGCTTAGACCTTGTTCTCCTTCCTGCATCACAGAGGTACATATCTTTAGATACAGAAGACAAAGCATTCTCATCGGTATAAGGCTTTGCCACCTGATAAGGCTGAAGATCTTCCACAAAAGGTTCAGCATCAGCGAAATCAAGTCCGACATAAGTGAATTTGTCAGCTGGAAAGCGTATTGCTTCTCTGTGGTACATTGTGAACCGCTCTGCCTTGTGCTTCcacccaacaacaacaaccgatCCCGGAAAATGGCCTGTTACTTCATAGAACCGCGCAATACTAAATAAAAGGTTTTCGTATGAGTCCCTCGCAAACTCTTCGGTAAAAATTCTCCCATTCATAATATCCTTTGCCACATACGCAGGTTCAAATATGCCAAAGAGCTTTGACTCTTTTGCAACAATATAGTAACCCaaagcttcactcctcggtCCCGCAATACCACACGTTTGACCACCTGAAAAAATTAGAATAGAAGTGTTTATTTGATCTCTAAGAATTTCCAATCCGCGTCGTATATGGGAGGCGAAACATAAAGGTAGAACAACGCCTGCTCGCAGTTGATGGGGTTCTAGGCACCATTCGCTTTCGTTCTTCCATTCAGATGCATTTGGTGCATTCAGCACTCCGTGTCCAGGAACAATAATGAGTGTGTCCGTAGAAAGGTATTTAGGGTTAGCTTCCCTTTCTGCTGCACCACCCGGCGTGTCCGCTTGCAACAACAGTTTGGCACGTAGCACCGAAAACATTAAAACAATGAAGACAATTGCAATTAGTGGCCACGTGCGACGCTTGTTTCTAAATCGTGTTCGCATTACCTATTAGCCGTACAGTTGTTTGTGTATGCAGATGTTAACCACATCAAACCTTCGTATCTTCACCATAGTTAGGAGGaattaaaggaaagaggggtAGCGAAACCAATATGACACCGACAACGACATcatgcacatgcacaaatgGAATCTTATAGTGACTCTGTACGTCGCATTGTCACTTCACAAATATCATTACGTAGCACAACTCGCTGGCAGCATAAGTGTATTATTCAATAAATTGTACGCTTACGGGTGTTTATAGTGTCCAGCACCGTGGTCGTTATCAAATTCTGATTTCCGGGATATAAAATTTCGAATGGGCCTAGGGCAAAATCAACAGACGCCTTGACCGCTGCTTCGATAGACTTATCAAACACTGGGAAACGAGCATTCCCCATTACCCGGATGCAGTTTGCAACACGTGTAACAGCGCGCCTAATGTCTGCGTCAAACCTATCGTATGCAGATTTGGCCGACTCGGTAGCGgtagttgctgttgctggaCTGACCCATATAGCACCATTTGTGCCAAGAACCAGATTTACGTGTATGAACTCCAAACACATAAAGTGGTGCTTGACACGTTTAACAAGAGCTGGTGAAATTAGTACCAGTAAACCAAAGTCGGATACCTTCCCATACTTCTCTCCTGATCGGGTGTGTAAGGATATCAGGCCATCTTGAGAAACGCGCTGCACCTCGGCAACGACCAACTCCCCTTCGTCAAATATGTTCCTCATAGTAAGTTCATCACTTCGGCCCCTCCTCCTCAGGATGCCACCGGGTTCAGTGACATTAGCCAAAGGCATCACTGCATCCTGAAAGGCCCCAACATTAACACGCCATCGGTTACCACATACTTCCTTAACGCGCCCGACCACAATATCACCAACCTCTGCGACGTACCGGGAAGACATACCTTTAACTGAGACAACTCTGTCTGTTACTTCAACCATCCCATTGATTGAGGCAATAATTTCTCCACCACCCTCTTGTGCTGCAGCTGCACCGTTCGGGTTGTTGCCTTCGTAAGTATTGTACCCTCGGAGGAAAACATGATCTTCAACGTAATCGAGTTTTGAGGGGCCTGCAGACCCACAAATGGTGTCACCTGTTATGCACGTCGGGACACTCATCACTACGAAGAGAGTAAACAAACAGTAGAGAAAACGATAGTAAAACAGAGGGGTTCGACAATGATGCATGATTTTCACAACAACGAATTAGCCGAACAACAGATTTGCgtgacaaaaaggaaaaaatacgaaCCACAGGCAAGTTAGAGGTCTAGGGGCTGTAAAGGGATGCAGGAAAATACAATTACGTGGCTGGATACGAAGCAGAGAGAAGAGTAGTGACCCAAAGTCGAAAGCAAAGTCAGAGAATACAGTATTTGTTAATGTTAATAACAAGGGAAAGAACGGCAGGAACAGACAAATTAAGTCGCGTTACTtcttaaagaaaaatgagcTAAACCGATAACTTCAAGCATCTCCCCTGTGAACGCAACCCAGTTGCCGCAGTCAGACCCCAACCTCCAGTGGACAATGACAAGAAATCCTTCTGCAAAAGAAGCTGTACAGACGGCAAAGGGGTACATTGGGGGTgtagagggagagagagactTTTTACCCGCATGATCCTACTTGACAACGTGTCACACCGTCAAGGGAACGCTTAAAAAATGCAGCGTATGCTATTTCAGTCGTGATTTACAATatctctttccccctcctttccagCTCCTGCAGCAACGGGCAGTGAGTAAATATTACAAGGGCAGCCATCTTTGTCGAGATCGC
This sequence is a window from Trypanosoma brucei gambiense DAL972 chromosome 7, complete sequence. Protein-coding genes within it:
- a CDS encoding SNF2 DNA repair protein, putative produces the protein MPMFMDGASQVLQQVLQTVLVTSEPAIVIPGSFLGELDVIVDEAKNHGMKLVSIPKGGITILPPIPMSESSLTRLCKDYYGLKTDAERLALFSNLEETFPTAPGVSLPCRLLYHPRDYICRIVHLCAELVTASDEEYQKAYDIVPLLHIRPVQNVCEELRRQFRAGALTQRLPLGQRVDVQFKRTVVHLDGSMDPFPRNAVEAAVNIAPVALDAVDDIYEGFDVTGTEVVDIPTGKVSEYLSEKDFELVTEDSVLLDPTGKRVQAIFIRGGIDKDICRRAAADVEGVATKQNMRRLTNGGVRNPDTGILGYYDYLNNPTKRKCRMTEFTRRNWGKIIGPCGELLQLLDQLYKENAPDHYELQRRVIPPEYMLFNTVFSTVSVNKNFRTAVHRDKGDFRGGLTALCVLDGNYEGCYLALKSARKAFCLQVGDVLFFDSSLEHGNTEVHNREGSWRRISIVCYLRCGLMSHTCETERSMRLRNQIMSDRLHADSADSVVNLNGVTGHLPPLCIPFKIAKTLSLTQHAALRFVSRRIKEGDGCVLALTMGLGKTLVSLTICYSYIYNNGPCDILIVAPKTLLQHWMQEAKKWKDYGLVFPGFIVLNNVDSSSFEDDLSNYEQQGTTTNPKKSYVFVINPGYIKSFLSRVKGFRPALIVVDEGHCISSKESKLREVLDSLHCSARVVLTGTPVQNNAEELYRLVGWVDDKVHSTLPQRDFNEFSNSINRYVNGDDSAFCDALFAQRYIHEWMSPYVFTVMKVDLPPLHDYIIICNFSAVQQKMFEERIKVDATDNLLCLKASEHRPYHLSTHPLCFLGFLTGIWRTGQVDIEEEPGEFEELGTYRLSRDDDALAKDCSSLLENGKLADFVALSGKLTALISILHSIFEKMEKAVIFSQYIGSQDFIARTLTAYKISVVTIRGKDCQQRRRRVVEMFRDDKNVLCLVVSTQIGAYGLDLTAANHVILWDTWWNPQVESQAIARCYRQNQSKAVIAYKLASGFEDATVLKAQARKRALFKCLINEETSQVVPGHDLVDYTSSEEDDDRRHLWETLKTCTLEGGKPAVTKIIRNIDTVKSERWI
- a CDS encoding exosome complex exonuclease, with amino-acid sequence MHHCRTPLFYYRFLYCLFTLFVVMSVPTCITGDTICGSAGPSKLDYVEDHVFLRGYNTYEGNNPNGAAAAQEGGGEIIASINGMVEVTDRVVSVKGMSSRYVAEVGDIVVGRVKEVCGNRWRVNVGAFQDAVMPLANVTEPGGILRRRGRSDELTMRNIFDEGELVVAEVQRVSQDGLISLHTRSGEKYGKVSDFGLLVLISPALVKRVKHHFMCLEFIHVNLVLGTNGAIWVSPATATTATESAKSAYDRFDADIRRAVTRVANCIRVMGNARFPVFDKSIEAAVKASVDFALGPFEILYPGNQNLITTTVLDTINTRKRTIY